From Pagrus major chromosome 2, Pma_NU_1.0, one genomic window encodes:
- the eif4h gene encoding eukaryotic translation initiation factor 4H isoform X2, which translates to MADYDSYDERDRAYGSFGGGRGPRGGGGGGSGGPRKQKELPTEPPFTAFVGNLPYNTVQGDIDIIFKELNIRNIRLVRDKESDKFKGFCYVEFEDVESLKEALTYDGALLDQRYLKVDIAEGRRQERGGGGRGFGFGKDDARGRGGSRGAPRGGGGGGREFRDDFDQQGGGFRDDDYMGGRSRGGGAGGSRPGDRRGGGGAGGGGAGAGRFRDGPPRGGATDFREPSEEERAARPRLQLKPRTVSEPLNQVANPNSAIFGGAKPREES; encoded by the exons GCCCCGTggaggcggcggcggcggctccGGAGGCCCCAGGAAGCAGAAGGAGCTGCCGACAGAGCCTCCGTTCACGGCATTCGTGGGAAACCTGCCGTACAACACGGTGCAGGGAGACATCGACATCATCTTCAAAGAGCTCAACATCCGCAACATCCGATTGGTCAGAGACAAAGAGTCAGACAAGTTCAAAG GTTTTTGTTATGTTGAGTTTGAAGATGTGGAGTCTTTAAAAGAAGCTTTGACGTACGACGGTGCT TTGCTAGATCAAAGGTACCTGAAGGTGGACATCGCAGAGGGACGAAGGCaagaacgaggaggaggaggaagaggcttCGGCTTCGGGAAAGACGACGCTAGAG GACGAGGAGGTTCTCGCGGAGCTCCccgaggaggcggaggaggaggacgcGAGTTCCGTGACGACTTCGACCAGCAAGGAGGAG gctTTAGAGATGATGACTACATGGGAGGGCGGAGTCGAGGCGGCGGTGCCGGTGGCAGTCGCCCCGGTGATAGaaggggtggaggtggagctggaggtggaggtgcaggaGCAGGTCGCTTCAGAGACGGACCCCCCCGCGGAGGAGCGACAGACTTCCGGGAACCGTCTGAAG aggAGCGTGCAGCGCGGCCCCGGCTGCAGCTGAAGCCTCGGACCGTCTCTGAGCCGCTCAACCAGGTCGCCAACCCGAACTCTGCCATCTTCGGCGGAGCCAAGCCGCGAGAGGAG TCCTGA
- the eif4h gene encoding eukaryotic translation initiation factor 4H isoform X1: MADYDSYDERDRAYGSFGGGRGPRGGGGGGSGGPRKQKELPTEPPFTAFVGNLPYNTVQGDIDIIFKELNIRNIRLVRDKESDKFKGFCYVEFEDVESLKEALTYDGALLDQRYLKVDIAEGRRQERGGGGRGFGFGKDDARGRGGSRGAPRGGGGGGREFRDDFDQQGGGASTEFSSSGFRDDDYMGGRSRGGGAGGSRPGDRRGGGGAGGGGAGAGRFRDGPPRGGATDFREPSEEERAARPRLQLKPRTVSEPLNQVANPNSAIFGGAKPREES, encoded by the exons GCCCCGTggaggcggcggcggcggctccGGAGGCCCCAGGAAGCAGAAGGAGCTGCCGACAGAGCCTCCGTTCACGGCATTCGTGGGAAACCTGCCGTACAACACGGTGCAGGGAGACATCGACATCATCTTCAAAGAGCTCAACATCCGCAACATCCGATTGGTCAGAGACAAAGAGTCAGACAAGTTCAAAG GTTTTTGTTATGTTGAGTTTGAAGATGTGGAGTCTTTAAAAGAAGCTTTGACGTACGACGGTGCT TTGCTAGATCAAAGGTACCTGAAGGTGGACATCGCAGAGGGACGAAGGCaagaacgaggaggaggaggaagaggcttCGGCTTCGGGAAAGACGACGCTAGAG GACGAGGAGGTTCTCGCGGAGCTCCccgaggaggcggaggaggaggacgcGAGTTCCGTGACGACTTCGACCAGCAAGGAGGAGGTGCGAGCACAGAGTTCAGCAGCTCAG gctTTAGAGATGATGACTACATGGGAGGGCGGAGTCGAGGCGGCGGTGCCGGTGGCAGTCGCCCCGGTGATAGaaggggtggaggtggagctggaggtggaggtgcaggaGCAGGTCGCTTCAGAGACGGACCCCCCCGCGGAGGAGCGACAGACTTCCGGGAACCGTCTGAAG aggAGCGTGCAGCGCGGCCCCGGCTGCAGCTGAAGCCTCGGACCGTCTCTGAGCCGCTCAACCAGGTCGCCAACCCGAACTCTGCCATCTTCGGCGGAGCCAAGCCGCGAGAGGAG TCCTGA